The following proteins come from a genomic window of Proteinivorax hydrogeniformans:
- a CDS encoding CapA family protein yields the protein MKKNVNITLVIVCVLLLSACTNVVTVDEPEEDKTVENIEYNKPKLPEPVRVQISAVGDVMAHQPQINAQYDQNTGEYDFDNNFKYIKPHIQESDLALANLETTLAGGERGYSGFPLFNAPDELAEALYNAGFNGISTSNNHTYDTGKSGMLRTLDVLEKKGLAPVGTRRNEEEKSYEVFDVEGIKIGVSAYTYETPIVNGHRTINGITIPHDVNPLIDSFSYQNLDEELKAMKQRVEKMEEQGAEVIIFYMHWGSEYHREPNSYQKKISQSLADSGVDIIFGSHPHVVQPIQWYESADGEHETLVVYSMGNFISNQRYETLENRYTEDGLIVNVNLKKDIIKNEVEIEAVTIIPTWVNRYLEGGKNVYEIVPLTEAFSSPEKFNLTGQALKRAKQSKKTTVEHVLSGEIRNVFLDSEYTLPVAN from the coding sequence ATGAAAAAAAACGTAAATATAACGCTTGTAATTGTTTGTGTTTTGCTGTTATCTGCATGTACTAATGTTGTGACTGTAGATGAACCTGAGGAAGATAAAACTGTAGAAAATATAGAATATAATAAACCTAAGCTGCCAGAACCAGTTAGGGTACAGATAAGTGCTGTTGGAGATGTAATGGCACATCAGCCTCAAATTAACGCTCAATATGATCAAAACACAGGAGAGTATGACTTTGACAACAACTTCAAATATATCAAACCTCATATCCAAGAGTCTGATTTGGCGTTGGCAAATTTAGAAACAACTTTGGCAGGAGGAGAAAGGGGTTATTCTGGTTTTCCTCTTTTTAATGCCCCTGATGAATTAGCAGAAGCTTTATATAACGCAGGTTTTAACGGAATTTCAACGTCAAATAATCACACCTATGACACCGGTAAGTCTGGCATGCTAAGAACCCTAGATGTACTGGAGAAAAAAGGATTAGCTCCTGTTGGGACGAGGAGGAACGAAGAGGAAAAAAGTTATGAGGTTTTCGATGTAGAGGGAATCAAAATAGGTGTATCTGCTTACACATATGAGACCCCTATAGTTAATGGGCATAGAACGATAAACGGCATAACTATACCGCATGATGTAAATCCCCTTATAGATAGCTTTAGCTATCAAAATTTAGATGAAGAGCTAAAAGCAATGAAACAACGAGTGGAAAAGATGGAAGAGCAAGGTGCTGAGGTTATAATTTTCTATATGCATTGGGGAAGTGAATATCATAGAGAACCTAACTCTTATCAAAAAAAGATTTCTCAATCGTTAGCTGATAGCGGTGTAGATATCATTTTTGGTAGCCATCCACATGTTGTACAACCAATTCAGTGGTATGAGTCAGCAGATGGAGAGCATGAAACCTTAGTGGTTTATTCCATGGGGAACTTTATTTCTAATCAAAGATATGAAACTTTGGAAAACAGATATACTGAAGATGGACTAATAGTTAACGTTAACCTTAAAAAGGACATAATAAAAAATGAGGTTGAGATTGAGGCAGTAACTATCATACCGACATGGGTTAATCGCTATTTAGAAGGTGGTAAAAATGTATATGAAATAGTTCCTCTTACAGAAGCTTTTAGCTCCCCAGAAAAGTTCAACCTAACAGGACAAGCTCTAAAAAGAGCTAAACAGTCGAAAAAAACTACCGTAGAGCATGTTTTAAGTGGAGAGATAAGGAATGTTTTTCTAGATTCGGAGTATACATTACCTGTTGCTAATTAG
- the crtI gene encoding phytoene desaturase family protein, translating to MSKKVIVIGAGIAGLATAARLLSKGYQVVILEKNEHIGGKVASLSSNGFKFDLTASILMNPQNYKRLFEDLGKKHQDYFTLQRIEPNYRVFYDDKTHLDFSTELSDLLKNLETVSLKDAHGYLKFLSHGYNKYLFANKTFFQKKQQQISDSFSPLSLAIALKLRPQTSSYSYISKYIQSPKIKEFLTFQAFFTGLSPFKGPCVHSLLSVIPQAYGLWYIPGGMHSFVKALEKVVKELGGIIETDAEVKEILVAKGKAIGVKTEKSITKGDLVICSGEYGYATQNIVPPSPKLPKIDSLDYSCSAYVLYLGINKKLPQLAVHNFYLGEDFKQNIDCVFKGRLPLSPSLYIYCPSALDKTMAPQESEALNVVVRVPNLKSKPSWGDRTIRLLEHRVLKNLKKINGLADIDKHIVYKSCTQPKDFETVFNCYKGAAFGISPTVTQTNYLRPHFKSPSVDNLYFVGDSLHPGVGVSMVLLSSKHVVDELETQNTTN from the coding sequence ATGAGCAAAAAAGTAATTGTTATTGGCGCTGGGATCGCTGGCCTTGCCACTGCGGCAAGGCTATTAAGTAAAGGCTATCAGGTAGTTATTTTAGAAAAAAATGAACACATCGGTGGTAAGGTGGCAAGTCTTTCTTCAAATGGATTTAAATTTGATTTAACGGCTTCCATTTTGATGAATCCACAAAATTATAAAAGACTATTTGAGGATTTAGGAAAAAAACATCAAGATTACTTTACTCTTCAGAGGATAGAACCTAATTATAGAGTTTTTTATGACGATAAAACCCACCTTGATTTTTCCACCGAACTTTCTGATTTACTAAAAAACCTAGAAACAGTTTCCTTAAAAGATGCCCACGGCTACCTTAAGTTTTTGTCCCATGGTTATAATAAATATTTATTTGCTAATAAGACATTTTTTCAAAAAAAGCAGCAGCAAATAAGCGATTCTTTCAGTCCTCTATCCTTGGCAATTGCCTTAAAGTTAAGGCCACAAACCTCCTCCTATAGTTATATTTCTAAATACATCCAAAGCCCTAAGATAAAAGAGTTCTTAACCTTTCAAGCCTTTTTTACCGGGCTATCGCCGTTTAAGGGTCCTTGTGTACATAGCTTGCTATCTGTTATTCCACAAGCATACGGACTATGGTATATACCAGGTGGTATGCATTCTTTTGTTAAAGCTCTAGAAAAAGTGGTAAAAGAACTGGGCGGTATTATAGAAACTGATGCTGAGGTAAAAGAAATCCTGGTTGCAAAGGGTAAAGCTATTGGAGTCAAAACCGAAAAATCCATAACAAAAGGGGATTTAGTAATTTGTAGCGGGGAATACGGGTATGCCACTCAAAATATTGTGCCACCGTCACCGAAGTTACCTAAAATAGATAGCTTAGATTACAGCTGCTCTGCTTATGTTCTATATCTAGGTATAAATAAAAAGCTTCCCCAGTTAGCTGTGCATAACTTCTACCTAGGGGAAGACTTTAAACAAAATATAGATTGTGTTTTTAAGGGGAGACTGCCTTTAAGCCCCTCCCTATACATCTATTGTCCTAGCGCTTTAGATAAAACAATGGCACCGCAAGAAAGCGAAGCGTTAAATGTAGTCGTTAGGGTACCTAACCTTAAAAGCAAACCTTCTTGGGGTGATAGAACCATTAGATTATTAGAGCACAGAGTTCTAAAAAATCTCAAGAAAATTAACGGTCTAGCAGATATAGATAAGCATATAGTTTACAAAAGCTGTACTCAACCAAAAGATTTTGAGACAGTATTTAACTGCTATAAAGGAGCTGCCTTTGGCATAAGTCCAACAGTCACTCAAACAAACTATCTACGCCCCCACTTTAAATCACCTTCTGTCGACAACCTCTATTTTGTTGGGGACTCCTTACACCCCGGCGTAGGAGTGTCTATGGTGCTGCTAAGCAGTAAACATGTAGTCGATGAGCTTGAGACACAGAATACAACTAATTAG
- a CDS encoding DUF1292 domain-containing protein, with protein sequence MTYNLKDLKEKHRKKKGTIRLTLHNNKEVTCDVLSIFTVKDKEYIAVLPKKSETVLLYRYEEKNNTPVLTNIEDSREYTLASHRFMKLNQ encoded by the coding sequence ATGACTTATAACCTAAAAGATTTAAAGGAAAAGCACAGAAAAAAGAAAGGTACCATACGCCTAACACTGCACAATAACAAAGAAGTTACGTGTGATGTTCTGTCAATTTTTACAGTAAAAGATAAAGAATACATAGCTGTTTTGCCAAAAAAGTCCGAAACTGTCCTGCTTTATCGCTATGAGGAGAAAAATAACACCCCCGTTTTAACTAATATCGAGGATAGTAGAGAGTACACCTTGGCTTCCCACAGGTTTATGAAACTTAATCAATAG